In Agromyces sp. SYSU T00194, a genomic segment contains:
- a CDS encoding aminotransferase class V-fold PLP-dependent enzyme has protein sequence MGEARGLFPATSEGTYLNTAAVGHASVRLAAAYREYLDDWVSSGLDFVTGEAAADASRSIVARLIGADPSDVALIASVSASAGMVAAQLGAESSTGRNVVIGEREYSSNHFPWRMLAHRGYEVRQVPFRNGGLEPDDIAAHVDGGTRLVAVSGVQTATGHRTDIAAAGEIARAVDALLFVDGAQLIGAASVAADLPWIDVLAAPDHKFLLNAGRGIGYCYLSRRAQDRLTPVNAGWKAGAEPLASFFGPHMELSTSASRFDNSISWLAAVGDEAALSVFDTFGAEHIYRRNADLSDRLRSALADAGWPPVDLPERNRSTIVSVPLGERDAGDVLARLREQRIVAAARDGNLRLSVHFYNHEDDIDRVAAALAER, from the coding sequence ATCGGGGAGGCCCGGGGTCTCTTTCCGGCGACGAGCGAGGGCACCTACCTCAACACGGCGGCCGTCGGGCACGCGAGCGTGCGGCTCGCGGCCGCGTACCGGGAGTACCTCGACGACTGGGTCTCATCCGGGCTCGACTTCGTCACGGGCGAGGCGGCGGCCGACGCATCCCGTTCCATCGTGGCCCGGCTGATCGGCGCGGACCCGTCGGACGTCGCGTTGATCGCCTCCGTGTCCGCCTCGGCGGGGATGGTCGCCGCGCAGCTCGGTGCCGAGTCGTCGACCGGGCGGAACGTGGTGATCGGCGAGCGGGAGTACAGTTCGAACCACTTCCCGTGGCGGATGCTCGCCCACCGCGGCTACGAGGTGCGGCAGGTGCCGTTCCGGAACGGCGGGCTCGAACCCGACGACATCGCCGCGCACGTCGACGGTGGGACGAGGCTGGTGGCGGTCAGCGGCGTGCAGACCGCGACCGGCCACCGGACCGACATCGCCGCAGCCGGCGAGATCGCTCGCGCGGTCGACGCCCTGCTGTTCGTCGATGGAGCACAGCTGATCGGCGCGGCGTCCGTCGCGGCGGACCTGCCCTGGATCGACGTGCTCGCGGCACCCGACCACAAGTTCCTGCTCAACGCGGGCCGCGGCATCGGCTACTGCTACCTGTCCCGGCGTGCGCAGGATCGGCTCACGCCGGTGAACGCCGGATGGAAGGCGGGCGCCGAGCCGCTCGCGAGCTTCTTCGGACCGCACATGGAGCTCTCGACGTCGGCGTCGCGCTTCGACAACTCGATCAGCTGGCTCGCCGCGGTCGGCGACGAGGCAGCGCTGTCGGTCTTCGACACGTTCGGCGCGGAGCACATCTACCGACGCAACGCCGACCTGTCCGACCGGCTGCGATCGGCACTCGCAGACGCCGGCTGGCCGCCCGTCGACCTGCCCGAGCGGAATCGGAGCACGATCGTCTCGGTGCCCCTCGGGGAGCGCGATGCGGGCGATGTGCTCGCCCGGCTCCGTGAACAGCGGATCGTGGCGGCGGCGCGTGACGGCAACCTGCGCCTCTCGGTCCACTTCTACAACCACGAGGACGACATCGACCGCGTCGCAGCGGCACTCGCGGAACGCTGA
- a CDS encoding DUF2469 family protein — protein sequence MDEDEFEDYDREVELALYREYRDIVSQFQYVVETERRFYLANEVELVRRDTEHDFYFELTMKDVWVWDVYRADRFVKSVRVLTFKDVNVEELASRDFELPKELALDE from the coding sequence ATGGATGAAGACGAGTTCGAGGACTACGACCGTGAGGTCGAGCTTGCCCTCTACCGCGAGTACCGCGACATCGTGTCGCAGTTCCAGTACGTGGTCGAGACCGAGCGCCGCTTCTACCTCGCGAACGAGGTCGAGCTGGTGCGCCGCGACACCGAGCACGACTTCTACTTCGAGCTCACGATGAAGGACGTCTGGGTGTGGGACGTCTACCGTGCCGACCGGTTCGTGAAGTCGGTGCGCGTGCTCACGTTCAAGGACGTGAACGTCGAGGAGCTCGCCAGCCGCGACTTCGAGCTGCCCAAGGAGCTCGCGCTCGACGAGTAG
- a CDS encoding ribonuclease HII — MARNVPTLKLERGLLADGAPVVLACDEVGRGALAGPVTVGLVVIDDAIGRMPAGLRDSKLLPEPRRDLLAPRAARWVRASAVGEASAAEIDELGIMACLGLAGSRAYEALAASVDLPTGAPLLLDGNHDWLSAHIQRRSRVITRIKADRDCASVSAASVIAKVHRDTGMRRAHDETPHYAWDENKGYSTRAHFAAIAEHGPHALHRRTWLHPERAQEAPPLFDLGVG, encoded by the coding sequence ATGGCGCGCAACGTCCCCACGCTGAAGCTGGAGCGCGGCCTGCTCGCCGACGGCGCACCCGTCGTGCTCGCCTGCGACGAGGTCGGGCGCGGGGCCCTCGCCGGTCCCGTCACGGTCGGCCTCGTGGTCATCGACGATGCGATCGGCCGGATGCCCGCGGGCCTGCGCGACTCGAAGCTGCTGCCCGAGCCCCGGCGCGACCTGCTCGCGCCGCGCGCCGCGCGCTGGGTGCGCGCGTCGGCGGTCGGCGAGGCGAGCGCCGCGGAGATCGACGAGCTCGGCATCATGGCCTGCCTGGGCCTCGCCGGCTCCCGTGCGTACGAGGCGCTGGCGGCATCCGTCGACCTGCCCACGGGCGCACCGCTGCTCCTCGACGGCAACCACGACTGGCTGAGCGCGCACATCCAGCGCCGGTCCCGGGTCATCACCCGTATCAAGGCCGACCGCGACTGCGCGTCGGTGTCGGCGGCATCCGTCATCGCCAAGGTGCACCGCGACACGGGCATGCGGCGGGCGCACGACGAGACGCCGCACTACGCCTGGGACGAGAACAAGGGCTACTCGACCCGCGCCCACTTCGCCGCGATCGCCGAGCACGGCCCGCACGCACTGCACCGGCGCACCTGGCTGCATCCGGAACGTGCCCAGGAGGCGCCGCCGCTGTTCGACCTCGGCGTAGGATGA
- the lepB gene encoding signal peptidase I, with translation MTEDIDSPPRADEARGRRRRGALLFVRDLLVIFVVAVLVSFLIKTYLIRSFYIPSQSMEETLLVDDRIIVNELVPDLMPLSRGDVVVFEDPGGWLTARPEPEQPPLVAAVDWFLGIVGLSASDSNDHLIKRVIGLPGDHVECCNALGQISVNGVPIDEPYIVLPEGETEASGDDFAVDVPEGSLWVMGDNRYNSKDSRYNTDTPGEGFVPVENLVGRAFVISWPIDRWSWLGDYPEVFAGIPDPE, from the coding sequence ATGACTGAAGACATCGACTCGCCGCCGCGGGCGGACGAGGCACGGGGGCGACGGCGCCGTGGCGCACTGCTGTTCGTGCGCGACCTGCTCGTCATCTTCGTGGTCGCGGTCCTCGTCTCGTTCCTGATCAAGACCTACCTGATCCGGTCGTTCTACATCCCGTCGCAGTCGATGGAGGAGACGCTCCTCGTCGACGACCGCATCATCGTCAACGAACTCGTCCCCGACCTCATGCCGCTCTCGCGCGGCGACGTCGTGGTGTTCGAGGACCCGGGCGGATGGCTCACGGCCCGCCCCGAACCCGAGCAGCCCCCGCTCGTGGCCGCCGTCGACTGGTTCCTCGGCATCGTCGGGCTGTCGGCGTCCGACAGCAACGACCACCTTATCAAGCGGGTCATCGGCCTGCCGGGCGACCACGTCGAGTGCTGCAACGCGCTCGGCCAGATCAGCGTCAACGGCGTGCCCATCGACGAGCCGTACATCGTGCTGCCCGAGGGCGAGACGGAGGCGTCGGGCGACGACTTCGCCGTCGACGTGCCCGAGGGCTCACTCTGGGTGATGGGCGACAACCGCTACAACTCGAAGGACTCGCGGTACAACACCGACACTCCCGGCGAGGGCTTCGTCCCCGTCGAGAACCTCGTGGGCCGGGCGTTCGTCATCAGCTGGCCGATCGACCGCTGGTCGTGGCTCGGCGACTATCCTGAGGTCTTCGCAGGCATCCCCGACCCGGAGTGA
- the rplS gene encoding 50S ribosomal protein L19, whose protein sequence is MHILDSVDAASLRSDIPEFRPGDTVKVHVNIIEGTRSRIQVFQGVVIGRSGEGIRETFTVRKVSFQVGVERTFPVHSPVIDHIEVVTRGDVRRAKLYYLRNLRGKKAKIREKRES, encoded by the coding sequence ATGCACATCCTCGATTCCGTCGACGCGGCCAGCCTGCGCTCCGACATCCCCGAGTTCCGCCCCGGCGACACCGTCAAGGTGCACGTGAACATCATCGAGGGCACCCGCTCGCGCATCCAGGTCTTCCAGGGCGTCGTCATCGGCCGCTCGGGCGAGGGCATCCGCGAGACCTTCACGGTCCGCAAGGTGAGCTTCCAGGTCGGCGTCGAGCGCACCTTCCCGGTGCACTCCCCGGTGATCGACCACATCGAGGTCGTCACCCGCGGCGACGTGCGTCGCGCCAAGCTCTACTACCTCCGCAACCTCCGCGGCAAGAAGGCGAAGATCCGCGAGAAGCGCGAGTCCTGA